A part of Aegilops tauschii subsp. strangulata cultivar AL8/78 chromosome 2, Aet v6.0, whole genome shotgun sequence genomic DNA contains:
- the LOC109771990 gene encoding chitinase 5, translating into MAKSPMAILALGLAALVLSGAGLVAAQNCGCQPNECCSKYGYCGTDASYCGQDCRSGPCTASGGGSGDPVESVVTDAFFDRIKSQAADGCPGKSFYTRQFFLDGAQANPDFGKGSTSDDGKREIAAFFAHFTHETGHMCSIEENEGASKDYCDETNTQWPCTPGKAYYGRGPLQLSWNYNYGAAGESTGFDGLNSPETVAQDQALTFKAAFWFWMTNVHQAVPSGFGATTRAINGDVECDGKKPDLVSARAGYYTDYCQQFGVDPGNNLTC; encoded by the exons ATGGCGAAGTCGCCCATGGCGATCTTGGCTCTCGGGCTAGCAGCACTAGTCCTATCCGGCGCCGGGCTGGTGGCCGCGCAGAACTGCGGCTGCCAGCCGAACGAGTGCTGCAGCAAGTACGGTTATTGCGGGACCGATGCCAGCTACTGCGGACAAGATTGTCGGTCGGGCCCGTgcacggcgagcggcggcgggagCGGCGATCCCGTGGAGAGCGTCGTCACCGACGCGTTCTTTGACAGGATCAAGTCCCAGGCCGCCGACGGGTGCCCCGGGAAGAGCTTTTACACGCGCCAGTTTTTCCTGGACGGCGCCCAGGCGAACCCCGACTTCGGCAAAGGCAGCACCAGCGACGACGGCAAGAGGGAGATAGCCGCCTTCTTCGCCCACTTCACCCACGAGACCGGAC ACATGTGCTCCATCGAGGAGAACGAAGGGGCGAGCAAGGATTACTGCGACGAGACGAACACGCAATGGCCGTGTACCCCGGGGAAGGCGTACTACGGGCGCGGGCCGCTGCAGCTGTCGTGGAACTACAACTACGGGGCGGCCGGGGAGAGCACCGGGTTCGACGGGCTCAACAGCCCGGAGACGGTGGCGCAGGACCAGGCGCTAACGTTCAAGGCGGCGTTCTGGTTCTGGATGACCAACGTGCACCAGGCCGTGCCCAGCGGGTTCGGCGCGACGACCAGGGCAATCAACGGTGACGTGGAGTGCGACGGCAAGAAGCCAGACTTGGTGAGCGCGCGGGCGGGCTACTACACGGACTACTGCCAGCAGTTCGGCGTCGACCCAGGGAATAACCTCACTTGCTAG